A single region of the Acidobacteriota bacterium genome encodes:
- a CDS encoding non-ribosomal peptide synthase, with protein sequence MIANHTETGAAADRYPLTPLQQGMLFHHLAEPGCGTDIEQIVCTLHEQLDAAALRSAWDRTVERHEQLRTIFGFADNGDLIQIVQYPSTVSWQELDWRHLPVENQLLEFESFLGSDRRSEFNLHEAPPNRLCLIRTADAEYRMLWTFHHALLDGRSFPIVLGEVFAFYESIRKGKALVLPWPRRYRDYIDWLRSHNSAQSESYWRAELAGFTAPNSFGIDQSSGEGTQDGGLWGQHRITLDALASSALKEFAQNHGWTLNTVVQGAWALLLHRYSGDESVAFGAVRACRASTIDGAENMVGFFINTLPLRVRVNSETLLGNWLTTLRAQWRELRDHEHTPLVQIHKWSDVPHDKPMFDSIVMFENYELNERLREKGGSWATRTFHLYEQTGYPLTLTAYAGSELQLQIGFNHARFSDAAIRRMLGHLKTILLSMEEAGPDQQLKAVRYLTDREESQCIVEWNETAEEHLQGSTLHQQFEAQVKASPEAVAVVFGSQELTYLELNDRSNQLAHWLQEEGIGPEDLVGVCIERSPELIVAMLGVLKAGAAYVPLDPQFPAGRLAQIVSDSGVQIILTQRKLTTLFSAYSARLVPLDTEELMSQPREHSVSEVDPHNLAYVIFTSGSTGRPKGVQVEHRAVINFLFSMKRQPGIESSDILLAVTTFSFDIAALEIFLPLLNGARLVIADRESTMDCRRLGRLIEDSGATVMQATPATWRMLIEHGWAGRKGMKILCGGEALPPELARELLPRCSSLWNMYGPTETTIWSTTWQVTSATNPVPIGKPIANTQTYILDPDLNPVPVGVSGELFIGGTGVARGYWRAPQLTAERFLPNRFRPEHGGRMYRTGDICRWRSDGALECLGRSDQQVKVRGFRIELAEVEAALGDHPHVSQAVVVVQKRDDAEKRLVAYVVSRPGQIPAVEELRNYLMQRLPDYMVPSAYMALDHLPQTANGKVDRKALPAIDEMLSELDAECAQPISETEKKIARVWSQVLGTNRVGRNSNFFNLGGDSLSILRVRYMLEREFSRELAVVELFGHPTIELLANFLQAAHCESRLKFQSRENADIRKGLLRRRLSLRNSRVHSS encoded by the coding sequence GTGATAGCAAACCACACCGAAACCGGTGCAGCCGCCGATCGATACCCTCTAACTCCGCTGCAGCAAGGCATGCTGTTTCACCACTTGGCAGAGCCTGGCTGTGGTACCGACATCGAGCAGATAGTATGCACGCTTCACGAGCAGTTAGATGCTGCTGCATTGCGGTCTGCCTGGGACAGGACGGTCGAGCGGCACGAGCAACTGCGCACGATCTTTGGCTTTGCCGACAACGGCGATCTTATTCAGATCGTGCAGTATCCTTCAACGGTTTCATGGCAAGAACTCGATTGGCGACACCTCCCCGTCGAAAATCAGCTACTGGAATTTGAGTCGTTTCTCGGGAGTGATCGCCGTTCCGAATTCAATTTGCACGAAGCTCCTCCGAATCGGCTTTGTCTAATACGTACAGCCGATGCAGAGTATCGGATGCTTTGGACCTTTCATCATGCCCTACTCGACGGCAGGTCATTTCCCATTGTTCTGGGAGAAGTATTTGCGTTCTACGAATCGATCCGGAAGGGAAAGGCGTTAGTTCTGCCTTGGCCGCGCCGCTATAGGGACTACATCGATTGGCTGCGATCGCATAACTCTGCCCAGTCCGAATCGTACTGGCGTGCTGAATTAGCAGGCTTTACCGCGCCCAATTCATTCGGCATCGATCAGTCCTCAGGCGAAGGAACACAAGACGGGGGTCTGTGGGGACAGCATCGCATCACCTTGGATGCGCTTGCATCTTCTGCCTTGAAGGAATTCGCTCAGAATCATGGGTGGACTCTCAACACCGTTGTGCAAGGTGCGTGGGCTTTGCTCTTGCACCGGTACAGCGGCGACGAAAGCGTAGCGTTCGGCGCGGTTCGTGCATGCCGCGCTTCAACGATTGATGGTGCCGAGAACATGGTTGGATTTTTCATCAATACGTTGCCGCTGCGAGTCAGAGTGAACTCGGAGACTCTTCTTGGGAACTGGCTTACAACATTGCGTGCCCAATGGCGCGAGTTGCGCGATCACGAGCACACTCCGTTGGTTCAAATTCACAAGTGGAGTGACGTACCACATGACAAACCGATGTTCGACAGCATCGTGATGTTCGAAAACTACGAACTCAACGAACGCTTGCGAGAAAAGGGGGGGAGTTGGGCAACTCGAACGTTTCACTTGTACGAACAAACCGGATATCCGTTAACACTGACTGCATACGCAGGGTCCGAGTTGCAGTTACAAATTGGCTTCAACCACGCTCGATTTTCTGATGCTGCTATTCGACGAATGCTCGGGCACTTGAAGACGATCTTACTTTCCATGGAGGAGGCAGGACCAGACCAGCAGCTCAAGGCAGTTCGTTATCTCACCGATCGCGAAGAGAGTCAATGCATTGTCGAATGGAACGAAACGGCCGAGGAGCATCTCCAGGGGAGCACCCTGCACCAACAATTTGAAGCGCAGGTAAAAGCATCACCGGAGGCAGTAGCGGTTGTCTTCGGATCGCAAGAACTCACTTATCTTGAATTGAATGATCGCTCCAACCAGTTAGCACACTGGCTGCAAGAAGAGGGCATAGGGCCGGAGGATCTCGTCGGAGTATGCATTGAGCGCTCCCCGGAGCTGATCGTCGCGATGCTTGGCGTATTGAAAGCAGGAGCCGCTTACGTGCCGCTGGACCCACAATTCCCGGCAGGTCGGTTGGCTCAGATCGTCTCGGATTCCGGAGTACAAATCATCCTTACTCAACGTAAGTTGACGACTCTGTTCTCGGCTTACTCAGCCCGACTGGTCCCGCTAGATACAGAGGAGTTGATGTCGCAACCCCGCGAACACTCCGTTAGCGAAGTGGATCCACACAATCTGGCATATGTGATCTTCACATCTGGTTCCACAGGCCGGCCGAAGGGCGTGCAAGTTGAGCATCGAGCTGTAATCAACTTTTTGTTTTCGATGAAGCGCCAGCCCGGAATCGAATCCAGCGACATATTACTGGCCGTGACGACGTTTTCCTTCGACATAGCGGCATTGGAGATTTTCTTGCCTCTCTTGAATGGCGCCCGCCTCGTAATCGCGGATCGAGAGTCGACGATGGATTGCCGCCGTTTAGGCAGACTAATTGAAGATAGCGGGGCAACCGTCATGCAAGCGACGCCAGCCACATGGAGAATGCTGATAGAACATGGCTGGGCGGGGCGCAAGGGGATGAAGATTCTCTGTGGCGGCGAAGCGCTCCCACCGGAGTTAGCCCGAGAGTTGCTACCTCGCTGCTCATCCCTCTGGAACATGTACGGGCCCACCGAAACCACAATTTGGTCAACCACCTGGCAAGTGACTTCAGCAACGAATCCTGTTCCTATCGGTAAGCCAATCGCAAATACGCAGACATACATCTTGGATCCCGATTTGAATCCTGTTCCGGTCGGCGTTTCGGGCGAGTTATTCATTGGGGGCACGGGTGTAGCGCGAGGTTACTGGCGGGCTCCGCAGCTCACAGCTGAGCGATTCCTACCGAATCGGTTCAGACCTGAGCACGGTGGACGCATGTACCGAACGGGTGACATTTGCCGCTGGCGCAGCGACGGCGCTCTTGAGTGTCTCGGGCGAAGTGATCAGCAGGTAAAAGTTCGGGGATTCCGGATCGAGTTAGCAGAAGTTGAAGCAGCTCTGGGCGACCATCCTCATGTTTCGCAGGCAGTGGTTGTAGTTCAAAAACGGGATGACGCTGAGAAGCGTTTAGTCGCTTACGTCGTCTCGCGGCCCGGACAAATTCCGGCGGTGGAAGAACTGCGCAACTACTTGATGCAGCGGCTGCCGGATTACATGGTTCCGTCGGCGTACATGGCGCTCGATCATTTGCCGCAAACCGCGAACGGCAAGGTAGATCGCAAAGCTCTCCCCGCTATCGATGAGATGCTATCTGAGCTGGATGCGGAATGCGCCCAACCCATTAGCGAAACAGAAAAGAAAATTGCGCGAGTTTGGTCGCAAGTACTGGGAACGAACAGAGTCGGGCGTAACAGCAACTTCTTCAATCTCGGTGGGGACTCTCTTTCCATCCTTCGCGTTCGCTACATGCTTGAACGAGAGTTTTCAAGGGAACTGGCTGTTGTCGAGCTATTCGGCCATCCGACGATCGAGTTACTGGCTAATTTTCTTCAAGCTGCGCATTGTGAATCCAGGTTGAAATTCCAAAGCAGAGAAAATGCAGATATCAGAAAAGGCTTGTTGCGACGGCGACTCTCTCTGAGAAATAGTCGGGTTCATTCATCATGA
- a CDS encoding transferase, which produces MEKKGANKLAIIETEEIGPDTSIAEFAIIRKGAKLGRGVIVHPFVVIESGVSIGDGVEVYPFSHIGKEPNGAGAVAREPVFDRHVAIGAGCCIGPNAVIYCDVRIGESTLIGDGASVREKSSIGSKSIIGRHATIGYECRIGSNTKIMDHSGIAGKSVVGDRVFIANDVQSANDNLIGSKGWRDDITGPVIEDDVMIGEAAVLLPGIVVERGAIIGSGALINHNVKPDSMMLTMPARAVPRELHKE; this is translated from the coding sequence ATGGAAAAAAAAGGCGCAAACAAATTGGCCATTATTGAGACGGAAGAAATAGGGCCGGACACTTCGATTGCTGAATTCGCAATCATACGTAAGGGTGCGAAACTTGGACGCGGCGTTATCGTCCATCCTTTTGTCGTAATCGAATCCGGCGTTTCCATCGGGGATGGTGTAGAGGTCTATCCGTTCTCGCACATCGGTAAAGAACCAAATGGGGCTGGTGCCGTTGCTCGCGAGCCTGTATTCGACCGGCACGTTGCAATCGGTGCTGGCTGCTGCATAGGACCCAATGCTGTGATTTATTGCGATGTGCGAATCGGTGAATCAACCTTGATCGGCGATGGAGCATCGGTCCGTGAGAAATCGTCCATTGGTTCAAAGTCCATCATCGGACGCCACGCAACAATCGGTTACGAATGCAGGATTGGGTCAAACACGAAAATCATGGATCATTCGGGCATTGCGGGGAAGTCTGTGGTTGGCGACCGCGTTTTCATCGCAAATGATGTCCAATCTGCGAATGACAACCTTATTGGCAGCAAAGGATGGAGAGACGACATCACCGGTCCGGTAATTGAGGACGACGTAATGATCGGGGAGGCCGCTGTGCTCCTGCCCGGCATCGTTGTTGAAAGAGGGGCCATCATCGGCTCGGGCGCGCTCATCAACCATAATGTGAAGCCCGACAGCATGATGCTCACTATGCCCGCTAGAGCCGTTCCTCGCGAACTGCACAAGGAATAA